The genomic interval CAAAGTGATGTGCAAACTGAACAGGCCACCACATATACATCTATTTTTGGTGACTGGCTCTGTGATGCCGTGGAGAAAAACCCGGAACTTATTGCCATAACCCCTGCCATGATGTGCGGCTCCGGCATGGTACGTTTTGCCGAAAAATATCCCGACCACTTTATTGATGTTGGTATTGCAGAACAACACGCGGTTACCCTGGCTGCAGGGCTGGCTGTAGAGAACCGGCATCCGGTTGTCGCGATCTACTCTACCTTCTTACAGCGTGCCTATGACCAGCTGATTCATGATGTTGCTCTGCAGAACCTTCCGGTTCTGTTTGCTATCGACCGGGCTGGACTGGTTGGTGCTGATGGCCCAACCCATACTGGCGCCTTTGATCTAAGTTTTCTCAGGGCTATTCCAAACCTTATTATCATGACCCCTTCAGGTGGTGAAGAGTGCCAACAAATGCTATCGACCGGTATGCGATACCATGGGCCAGCAGCGGTTCGTTACCCTCGTGCAACAATCCCGGATCAACCAGAGAGCAATAGCCCTGTAACAATCGGCAAGGGAAAGATTCGCCGACAGGGGGAAAAAGTTGCCATACTGGTGTTTGGAACACTGCTTGAACAGACCATGGATGCAGCTGAACAGATAGATGCAACTGTCGTTGATATGCGTTTTGTTGCCCCGCTGGACCACTCACTTATTACCCAGATGTGTAAACAGCATGAGATGCTTGTCACTGTTGAGGAGAATGTGACTGCAGGAGGTGCCGGTAGTGGTGTAAGCGAGTTCATACTTTCCCAAAACATATCTACTCCACTGTTGATGCTTGGACTGCCAAATAATTTCGTCGAACAGGGGGAGAGAGCAGCCCTTATAGAGCAATATGGCCTCTCTGGCCATGGTATACTTGACTCGATTAGTAGGTTTCAGCAACAAAGTTCTTCGAATAACCACCCTGACCCATCCATATAGCTCTTATGTCTGGACGATTTACACTACAAGTTATCAGTGATTTTTCAGCTGCCCACAGCCTTCGTGGATACCCTGGAGACTGCCAGCATCTACACGGACACAACTGGAAAGTAGAGGTTGAGGTAACATCTGCAGAACTGGATGAGCTGGGTATGGTTATTGATTTCAAAAAAATAAAACAGGCCACCAAAGAGGCCACTGACCGTCTTGACCATCAATACTTAAATGATGTGCCACCATTCGACAAAATCAACCCAACTGCTGAAAATATAGCCCATACATTTTTTACTGAGATCTCAAACTCAATCAACCATCAACAGGTAGAGGTTGAGTCTGTTACAGTCTGGGAAACCGAACGGTCATCAGCACGCTATAGCAAAAGATAATAGAGAGAAACCTTTATGAGCAATGACAAAATGGTAGATGTACAGGGTAGTGAGGATACCCGTCAGATACCAATCGACAAGGTTGGAATCAAGGATATCCGTCACCCTGTTGTCATCAAGGATCGCACCGGAAAAGAGCAGCACACAGTTGCAACCTTCAACATGTATGTCAGCCTTCCTCAACATTTCAAAGGGACTCACATGTCCCGTTTTGTGCGTATCCTTAATCAGCATGATTTTGAGATCACCGTAGATACATTCAAGGCCATGCTGGGAGAGATGGTGACGACCCTGGAGGCTGAATCTGGCCACATAGAGATGTCATTCCCTTTCTTTGTCAACAAAAAGGCTCCCGTTAGCGGAATAGAGAGCCTGATTGACTATGAGGTAACATTTATTGGTGAGATTACAGATGGACGGCCCTCCATGAACGTCAAGGTTCTGGTGCCAGCTACCAGCCTCTGTCCTTGCTCCAAGGAGATATCTGAATATGGTGCACACAATCAGCGTTCTCACATTACGGTAAATGCAAGGCCTTCAGGGTTCCTCTGGATTGAGGACATGATTGATATTGTGGAACAGGAGGCCTCATGTGAGCTATTTGGTCTGCTCAAGCGTCCTGATGAGAAATACGTGACCGAACGTGCCTATGATAATCCAAAGTTTGTTGAGGATCTGGTGCGTGATGTTGCAAACAGGCTCAATAGTGACGACAGAATCATCTCCTATGTACTGGAGGCTGAAAATTTCGAATCCATCCATAACCACTCTGCCTATGCGATGATTGAGAAAGTAAAGTAATAGAGACAGCACCTAATCTCACCATTGCCATAGATCAATTACAAGCTGGCAAAAAACATGTAAAAAGTACCATCTATTAGCCGTCAAAAAGAGGCTGCGATAACTGGAACAGATATATGTTACTAAATATTGAGAATAAGTCGGAGCCAGTCCACTCTTTTGCACTCTTTCAGCTTGGATTCCGTCCATTTTTCCTGGCGGCATCACTGTATAGCATAGTTGCCATAGTTCTATGGACGCTGTCCTATAGTTTTCAGTGGCACCCGGGTGCTATCCTGCAGTTTGGCAACCACTTTTTGTGGCATGGTCATGAAATGGTATTTGGCTATGGGGTTGCCGTTGCAGGTGGGTTCCTGCTAACGGCATCCATGAACTGGACGGGGGTGCAGACAATACGTTTTACCCCTCTGGCACTTCTCTTTAGCTTGTGGTTGCTTGCCAGAATACTGCCATGGATAGACAGTATTCCCCTAATCATCCCTGCAACACTCGACCTTCTGTTTTTGTTGGCCCTCACTATCGCTATCACCCATCCTCTCTACAAGGCACGGCAGTGGGATCAGGTTCGTATCTTTACCTCCAAATTTCTCACAATTTTTATCTCAAACCTTATCTTCTACCTTGGTGTATTCAAGGTGATAGACGGGGGTGAACGTATTGGCCTATATGGTGGCATCTACCTTATTATTGCCCTGCTACTAACCCTTGGGCGCCGAGTCTTTCCATTCTTTATAGAGAAAGGTGTAGGGGTAGAGTTAACACTCAAAAACTCTAAATTTCTGGATATCTCCAGCCTCGCACTGTTTCTGCTGTTTGCCCTCAGTGACATCTTTCTGCCCCAGTTATGGGTAAGCGGACTGTTGGCGGCAGCACTTGTAGTTGTACATGGTTTGCGATTTGTTAACTGGTATACAAACCTTATATGGAACAAACCCCTTCTTTGGGTGCTGATGGTTGGCTACGGCTGGATTATCCTTGGGTTTCTATTCAAGGCACTATCTGCCTTTGGGGTAATATCACCACTTATTGCGCTACATGCATTCACCTACGGCGCTATTGGCATCATTACAATGGGCATGATGGCGCGCGTTATCCTTGGCCATACAGGGAGAAGCATCTTCAATCCACCAAAAAGCCTTAACATCATCTTTGGGTTGCTGCTTGTTGGTGCTGTGGTTCGTGTACTGCTTCCCATTATTCTTCCAGAACAGTTCGTAACCATGGTTCTTATTTCACAACTGTTCTGGGTTGCCTCATTCACCATGTTTCTGTGGAACTATGCGGCCATGCTCATACAACCAAGAACAGACGGAAGACCTGGATAACTTTGGTCTCACCGCCTAAGTTTTCCTTAATTGTTGTCTTGTGTTATATCCACTACCATCTCTTTCACTAAGGAGGCTCTGATTAAGTCACTTCGTGACCCAATCAGATGTTCCCTAATTGTGAGGAGGTGGTGACCGGTGTCTTGATTGCTCAGGATGCCGGTTTTTTATAGGTTCCAGGGTTAAAAATGTTGAAACCCACTCTTGTCGGGAATCCATTCTGATGTCCCCCTCCACTGCAGACCAACATCTTGCTTAATCTCTCCAATTACAGATACTGCGATATCAATATCTGACAAGCTATTATTAACGTCACCCAACTTCTGTTTTGGAATTGTAAAACAGAGCTCATAGTCGTCACCTGCAGTCATCGCCAACTCTAGTTGTTCTGCAGTCGTGGAAAGTCTCGATAGTGATGGATGCAGAGGAATTGCATCCAGATCAATTATTGCTCCAACACCACTCTGATCAAGGATATGGCCAACATCAGCTAGCAGGCCGTCAGAAATATCTATCATTGATGTTGCATATTCACGCAAGATTACTCCTGCCTCAACACGCGGAGTTGGGAGCTCCAGATAATTTATGATCTCTTTCGCATTCTCCCCCTGCTGAATAAGTTTTAGTGCGAGAGCTGCAGCCCCCAGGGAATTTGTTACACAGATCAGGTCTCCTGCTTTTGCCCCATCTCTGCGGACTGCCTCACCTTCCGGCACCAGACCATGAATCTGCATGGTTAGAGTAAGAGGCCCTCTGGTTGTATCACCACCAACCAGGTCAATCTGGTAATGGTTAGCCAGCGCAAACATTCCTTGAGAGAACCTGCCCATCCACTCTGGATTATTCTCTGGAATAGTGAGCGCAAGTGTTGCCCATACCGGGGCTGCTCCCATTGCTGCCAGATCGCTGAGGTTTACTGCCATTAGTTTATGGCCCAATGATTCCGGCGACACCCCTCCCATAAAGTGTACGCCCTCAACCATGGTATCGATTGAGACAACGAGTTGTTTACCTGACGGAATCTGAAGCAGAGAGGCATCATCACCAATACCAAGAATTGTCTCTGGGTGGTATGTGTCTGTTCTATAGAAGTATCTCTCGATCAGGGAGAACTCACCATCACCCTGACTACTTTTTTTCATGTGCCGCAACTTCTACTTTGCGGGATTCGTGCGCTACTCTGTCAAGAGCGGCATTGATAAATTTGTGGCTCTTGGCCGAACCAAATGTCTTTGAGAGGTTGATATACTCGTTCAGAACAACTCTATATGGGACCTCAGGCATATATATCAGCTCATATGTTCCCAGTCTAAGCAGCGCCTTTTCAACAGGATCCACCTGTTCAATTTTCCTGCTCAGATAAGGAGACACCGACTGATCAACAGAAGTCACTTCAGCAATTACCCCCTTAACGACTTTCTCAAACAGCTTGGAGTCGGCCTCATCAAGAATTCCTTCTTCATGGAACTGGGTTATGATCTCAATTACAGGCTGTGCCGAAATAGACCACTGATATAACGCCTGTACCGCAGCACGTCTCGATCTGGAGCGCTCCTTGCTCATTGTGCCGGTTATAAACCTAAAGCTTTTTTAGCAGGTTAACCATCTCAATGGCAGAGATTGCCGCCTCAGCACCCTTGTTGCCCGCCTTGGTTCCTGAACGTTCAATGGCCTGTTCAATTGTATCTACTGTCAATAGACCAAAGGTGATTGGGGTGCTACTCTCCAGTGAGACTGTTGCCAACCCTTTGGTAGCCTCTCCAGCAACAAAATCGAAATGCGGGGTTCCACCACGAATTACTGCTCCTATCGCAATAATTGCATCATATCCCTCTTTTGCCATCCTCTGTGCCGCGATAGGCATCTCAAAGGCACCGGGAACTCTTACCACATGGATATCCTCAGCATTGGCTCCATTACGAACCAGGGTGTCAATAGCACCTTCCAGCAGACTCTCAACTACAAAGCTGTTGAAACGGGCAACCACAATACCGAAACGCCCTCCATCCACATTCAGATTTGCCTCAGTTACCTTTATATTGCTGTCCATATTTTTTCCTCTCTTAGATAATTATCAGTAGGATACCGTCTCAACCAACTCAAGTCCAAACCCTGACAGAGCATGTAATTTTCTGGGGGTACCCAAAACGCGCATTTTTCTCACTCCAAGATCGAGCAGAATCTGTGCTCCAACACCAAAATCACGCAGTTCTCCCGTCGATTTTGTGTTGTCTGAGTTACCGCCTTGCTGGTGGTTCCTGATCCGCTCAATCAGATCTCGTCCGTCCTCTTCCTTACGGAGTAGAAGCAGTACACCATTCTCTTCCTTGGCAATTCTCTCCATATCTCGCTCAAGGGTATGTCCGCACCCCTCTCCATCAACAGAGAACAGATCACAAAGTGTATCAAGCATATGAACACGGACCAGCACCGGGGTTTCCGGATCAATGCTACCCTTTACCAGAGCCAGATGAACCTCTCTATCAATGGATTCACGATAGGCTTTGATATGGAATGAACCATACTTGGTATCAAGATCACTCTCAGCCTCTGCCTCTACTGTTTTCTCGTTGCGGATCCTGTACTCAATCAGGTCAGCAACAGTTCCCAGCTTCAGTCCATGCTCCTGGGCAAACAACTCAAGATCAGGACGACGAGCCATTGTGCCGTCATCATTCAGGATCTCAACAATAACAGATGATGGCTCAAGCTCCGCCAATCTGGCCAGATCACACCCCGCCTCTGTATGTCCCGCACGGGTCAATACCCCGCCTAGCTGCGCCATTAATGGAAACACATGGCCCGGCATGACGATATTGTCTGCTGTTGCATCAGCTGCTGTTGCTGCCTGCACTGTAACTGCACGGTCAGCAGCCGAAATGCCCGTGGTCACACCACTGGATGCTTCAATAGAGACGGTAAAGTTAGTACCGTGCAGATCACTGTTTGTACCTGTCACCATAAGCGGAAGATTTAGCTGCTCACAACGGTCACGGGTAAGGGTGAGACAGATCAATCCACGGCCATAACGGGCCATAAAGTTAATGTCATCAGCTGTAGCCTTGGCAGATGCCATAATCAGATCGCCCTCATTCTCACGATCCTCATCATCCATCAGTACAACCATCTTGCCTTGACGAATATCTTCAATAATCTCTTCTGAACTGTTCAGTTCCATTATTTTTTTCTACCTGTTATTTCCCTAAAAATCCATTTTCAGCAAGGAGTTCCATACTGATCCCCTTCACTCCTGACTTAGCTGCACGATCCCCCAACAGCATCCTCTCCAGATAACGGGCAATCAAGTCAACCTCAAGATTAACCATGACCCCTACCTGAAAACTGTCCATTGTAGTCTCTTGCAGAGTATGCGGAACAATATTTAGATCAAACACTGCCCCATCAACACTATTCACGGTGAGACTGATTCCGTTAACTGTAACCGATCCTTTCTCTGCTATGTAACGCGCAAGCTCATCTGGTGCCTTGATACGGAAACAGACCGAACGTCCATCATCAGAACGGCTTATCACCTCACCAATGCCATCCACATGGCCACTAACCATGTGTCCACCAAGTCTGGTAGTTGGTGTTAGTGCCTTCTCAAGATTCACATCTGATCCAGCCTTTAGCTGTGAAAATGCGGTACGTGACAGAGTCTCACCAGAGACATCTGCAATAAAACCATTTCCCGGAAGCTCTACAGCAGTCAGACAGACGCCATTAACAGCAATACTGTCTCCAAGTTGCACATCACCAAGATCAAGTTTCCCGGTCTCAACAAATATTCTGGCATCGCTACCCTTGGGTTCAATGCGTGAAATACGCCCTATGGACTCTATAATTCCTGTAAACATGACGGCTAAGGATACATTAGTGAGCTGTTAACGTCATTCTGAGATCGCCACCAACCATTCTGATCTCCTTAATTTTCAACGAAATTTTTTCATCCATCTCCTTTAACTGGATATCAAGCAGAGGACGCGCATCACTTCCCATCAAAACTGGTGCCATGTAGAGAACAATTTCATCAACCAACTGATGCCTTA from Candidatus Thiopontia autotrophica carries:
- the queD gene encoding 6-carboxytetrahydropterin synthase QueD codes for the protein MSGRFTLQVISDFSAAHSLRGYPGDCQHLHGHNWKVEVEVTSAELDELGMVIDFKKIKQATKEATDRLDHQYLNDVPPFDKINPTAENIAHTFFTEISNSINHQQVEVESVTVWETERSSARYSKR
- a CDS encoding riboflavin synthase yields the protein MFTGIIESIGRISRIEPKGSDARIFVETGKLDLGDVQLGDSIAVNGVCLTAVELPGNGFIADVSGETLSRTAFSQLKAGSDVNLEKALTPTTRLGGHMVSGHVDGIGEVISRSDDGRSVCFRIKAPDELARYIAEKGSVTVNGISLTVNSVDGAVFDLNIVPHTLQETTMDSFQVGVMVNLEVDLIARYLERMLLGDRAAKSGVKGISMELLAENGFLGK
- the dxs gene encoding 1-deoxy-D-xylulose-5-phosphate synthase, with translation MLSSSPSTPLLDKTTDPEKLRHLDQEQLPDLAREIRSFMIHSVEQTGGHLASSLGVVELTIALHYIYNTPEDRLVWDVGHQSYPHKIITGRRHEMSTLRQKGGLSGFTKREESPYDPFGTGHSSTSVSAALGMAIAAKQAGEERQTIAVIGDGALTGGMAFEALNHAGDENANLLVVLNDNDMSISENVGGLSRYLGRVLTSSAYSHMRETSRKVLSKLPGAWDLARKTEEHVKGMVVPGTLFEELGFNYVGPVDGHDINALVRALRTLHTLKGPRFLHIITQKGHGHIPAERDPLKYHGIGRIEPATQQSDVQTEQATTYTSIFGDWLCDAVEKNPELIAITPAMMCGSGMVRFAEKYPDHFIDVGIAEQHAVTLAAGLAVENRHPVVAIYSTFLQRAYDQLIHDVALQNLPVLFAIDRAGLVGADGPTHTGAFDLSFLRAIPNLIIMTPSGGEECQQMLSTGMRYHGPAAVRYPRATIPDQPESNSPVTIGKGKIRRQGEKVAILVFGTLLEQTMDAAEQIDATVVDMRFVAPLDHSLITQMCKQHEMLVTVEENVTAGGAGSGVSEFILSQNISTPLLMLGLPNNFVEQGERAALIEQYGLSGHGILDSISRFQQQSSSNNHPDPSI
- a CDS encoding GTP cyclohydrolase I FolE2, yielding MSNDKMVDVQGSEDTRQIPIDKVGIKDIRHPVVIKDRTGKEQHTVATFNMYVSLPQHFKGTHMSRFVRILNQHDFEITVDTFKAMLGEMVTTLEAESGHIEMSFPFFVNKKAPVSGIESLIDYEVTFIGEITDGRPSMNVKVLVPATSLCPCSKEISEYGAHNQRSHITVNARPSGFLWIEDMIDIVEQEASCELFGLLKRPDEKYVTERAYDNPKFVEDLVRDVANRLNSDDRIISYVLEAENFESIHNHSAYAMIEKVK
- the ribB gene encoding 3,4-dihydroxy-2-butanone-4-phosphate synthase; amino-acid sequence: MELNSSEEIIEDIRQGKMVVLMDDEDRENEGDLIMASAKATADDINFMARYGRGLICLTLTRDRCEQLNLPLMVTGTNSDLHGTNFTVSIEASSGVTTGISAADRAVTVQAATAADATADNIVMPGHVFPLMAQLGGVLTRAGHTEAGCDLARLAELEPSSVIVEILNDDGTMARRPDLELFAQEHGLKLGTVADLIEYRIRNEKTVEAEAESDLDTKYGSFHIKAYRESIDREVHLALVKGSIDPETPVLVRVHMLDTLCDLFSVDGEGCGHTLERDMERIAKEENGVLLLLRKEEDGRDLIERIRNHQQGGNSDNTKSTGELRDFGVGAQILLDLGVRKMRVLGTPRKLHALSGFGLELVETVSY
- the thiL gene encoding thiamine-phosphate kinase, with product MKKSSQGDGEFSLIERYFYRTDTYHPETILGIGDDASLLQIPSGKQLVVSIDTMVEGVHFMGGVSPESLGHKLMAVNLSDLAAMGAAPVWATLALTIPENNPEWMGRFSQGMFALANHYQIDLVGGDTTRGPLTLTMQIHGLVPEGEAVRRDGAKAGDLICVTNSLGAAALALKLIQQGENAKEIINYLELPTPRVEAGVILREYATSMIDISDGLLADVGHILDQSGVGAIIDLDAIPLHPSLSRLSTTAEQLELAMTAGDDYELCFTIPKQKLGDVNNSLSDIDIAVSVIGEIKQDVGLQWRGTSEWIPDKSGFQHF
- the nusB gene encoding transcription antitermination factor NusB → MSKERSRSRRAAVQALYQWSISAQPVIEIITQFHEEGILDEADSKLFEKVVKGVIAEVTSVDQSVSPYLSRKIEQVDPVEKALLRLGTYELIYMPEVPYRVVLNEYINLSKTFGSAKSHKFINAALDRVAHESRKVEVAAHEKK
- the ribE gene encoding 6,7-dimethyl-8-ribityllumazine synthase produces the protein MDSNIKVTEANLNVDGGRFGIVVARFNSFVVESLLEGAIDTLVRNGANAEDIHVVRVPGAFEMPIAAQRMAKEGYDAIIAIGAVIRGGTPHFDFVAGEATKGLATVSLESSTPITFGLLTVDTIEQAIERSGTKAGNKGAEAAISAIEMVNLLKKL
- a CDS encoding NnrS family protein → MLLNIENKSEPVHSFALFQLGFRPFFLAASLYSIVAIVLWTLSYSFQWHPGAILQFGNHFLWHGHEMVFGYGVAVAGGFLLTASMNWTGVQTIRFTPLALLFSLWLLARILPWIDSIPLIIPATLDLLFLLALTIAITHPLYKARQWDQVRIFTSKFLTIFISNLIFYLGVFKVIDGGERIGLYGGIYLIIALLLTLGRRVFPFFIEKGVGVELTLKNSKFLDISSLALFLLFALSDIFLPQLWVSGLLAAALVVVHGLRFVNWYTNLIWNKPLLWVLMVGYGWIILGFLFKALSAFGVISPLIALHAFTYGAIGIITMGMMARVILGHTGRSIFNPPKSLNIIFGLLLVGAVVRVLLPIILPEQFVTMVLISQLFWVASFTMFLWNYAAMLIQPRTDGRPG